The Gemmatimonadota bacterium genome has a segment encoding these proteins:
- a CDS encoding OsmC family protein encodes MLGTLNGALEAREIVLDPDAIQASLEGHNEVRERIPVLTRIHVKYRLRIPPGSREVVDRALARHVDKCPTAQTLKGAVEVTWEADISEA; translated from the coding sequence CTGCTCGGGACCCTCAACGGCGCGCTGGAGGCGCGCGAGATCGTGCTGGATCCGGACGCCATTCAGGCGTCGCTGGAGGGCCACAACGAAGTGCGGGAGCGCATCCCCGTGCTGACCCGCATTCACGTAAAGTACCGGCTGCGCATTCCGCCGGGTAGCCGCGAAGTGGTGGACCGCGCGCTGGCCCGCCACGTGGACAAGTGTCCCACCGCGCAGACCCTCAAAGGAGCGGTAGAAGTGACGTGGGAGGCGGACATTTCGGAGGCCTGA
- the rimP gene encoding ribosome maturation factor RimP: MSDGLEQVIEHSLEQQGLELVELEQAGSRQRPILRLRVDRSEGGSGEGVTVGDCARASRVLEALLEARADIPERYTLEVSSPGVERPLVRERDFARFAGAEVALKGETELAERAKRLEGTLLGLSEDGAAVRLRLHNGEEVEVPREHITRANLVFRWGGKS; the protein is encoded by the coding sequence ATGTCGGACGGTCTCGAGCAGGTGATCGAGCACAGTCTGGAGCAGCAGGGATTGGAGCTGGTCGAGCTGGAGCAAGCGGGTTCGCGCCAGCGGCCGATTCTTCGTCTGCGGGTGGACCGGTCGGAGGGTGGATCGGGCGAGGGCGTGACGGTAGGCGATTGCGCTCGCGCGAGCCGCGTGTTGGAGGCGTTGCTCGAGGCGCGCGCCGACATCCCTGAGCGCTACACGCTCGAGGTGTCTTCGCCGGGAGTGGAGCGGCCGCTCGTGCGCGAGCGCGACTTCGCTCGCTTCGCCGGCGCGGAGGTTGCCCTGAAAGGGGAAACCGAGCTGGCCGAACGGGCCAAGCGGCTGGAGGGTACGCTGCTGGGCCTGAGTGAAGACGGCGCCGCCGTGAGGCTGCGCTTGCACAACGGTGAAGAAGTCGAGGTGCCGCGCGAACACATCACGCGCGCCAACCTCGTATTTCGCTGGGGCGGGAAGAGCTAG